One Candidatus Symbiobacter mobilis CR genomic window, GCCAAATGCTGCAATAGCTCTGCGGCCAGGTCGGCATGGCGGGTTCGGGCCGATTCGGCGCGGAGCAATGCGTGGCCGGTGCGTTGGGGGTGGGGCAGGGTGGCCAGTCGGTCAATGCGGCATTGCGCCAGCGTCAGCCCGGCGTAGCGGCAGTGTGAGAGGGTGTGCCGTTCACAAAACAGCGTGCCGAGTTTGGTGTAGACCGGGACGCCCAGCGAGAGCGCTTCGACTGTCGTCAGCCCCCCGCTGTACGGCCAGGTGTCGACGACGGCGTCGAGTTGGGCGACGGCTTCGAGGTATTCGCGGTGGCTGGAAGGGGTCAGGAATTCCAGCAAGACGCCGGGCAATGCATCGCAAATCCGTTGCCGAACGGGTGTGTGGGCGTACCGCTGGTCGATGCATCGCACGACGATGGGCGCAGTCTCCGCACCCTGCCAGCGTGCCAGGCACGTTGTCAGTTCGGCGAGAAAGGCACGCGAGAGCTTGGCCGGGTTGGCGATGACGCCGACGACGGTGGCGCGGCGGCTGCCATCGTCGGCGATGGGGGAGGGCATGTACGGGGGCGGGGTGTAGGTCACGTACCCCGAGCGCAGGCGGATCAGCGGTTCGCTGTAGAGCGCATCGCTGCCACGGGGGGTTTGGTAGCGGTCGGTCAGAAAGCCGTCGAAGCTGCGCAGGCCGGTGGTGACGGATTGCCCGCCGACCCACTTGAGCATCCGCCGCACGGGTTTGGATGCCAGCGCGTGCAGCGCGGCAGGGTCCATCCATCCGCCCAGGTCGATCAGCGCGTCGAGGTTCTGGCGCTCCAATTCTTTGGCCAACGGTGCGCTGGCCAGCGCGGCGACGTCGTTCCATTCGCTGGCGATGGCGCGGAAGCGTTGCGTGGCCCAGTCTTCCTTGTTGCCACGGCGTAGTACGACTAGATTGACGGCGCTGGCAAGCTGCTCCAGCGCACCGAACGCAAAAAAATACACGGGCGAAGCGCAAAACTGCGGCGACAGCAACCCCACGCGCAACCGCGCAGCAGTACGGGTGCTGCGGGTGCGGCCGCCGCTGCGGGCCGGTGGAGCGGGTTGTGACGCCGGTTGTAGAGCGGTTGGTGGCGTTGGCTGCGGGGCGGGCATGTGCGTGCGGCCGAAGTCGAGGAACGCGGCGTTGAGGTCGCTTGCGCTGCCGTCGCGGTCGTAAAGCTGGGTGATCAGGGTGGTGATCAGCGCGTCAGCGCCGTGGCGGGGGTCGCCCAGCAAGGGTTGGACGAGCGCACGGGCTTGCCGGGGGTCGCAGAGCAGTTGCAGGGTCAGCCGCGCCAGTTCGACGCGCACTTCGGCGTTCTGCGGTAGGCGCTGGTGCAGGGTGCGCAGCACGTCGAGCGCGCCGGGTTTGTCCTGCGCCAGGATCAGCGCTTTGGCCAGCACCAGGGCCGATTGCCACAGGCCCGGCTGTCGTTGCAGAGCACGGCGAGCGTGGGCGATGGCCTCCGGCGGATGTTGCAAGGCCAGGTGGCACAGCGCCAGGTTGTGCGCGACGACGGCGTCGTCTCGCAGTGCCCGCGCCTGTTCATAGCAATGCAGCGCCTCAGCCCAGCGCTCCGCATTGCGCAGGGCATCGGCCTGTTGCAACCAGCGCAGCAGGGGGGGCGAAGGGGCGGCATTCATGGGCTTGCCTACAAAAACTATGTCGCGCCGAACAGCAGTGCCTGCACTCCTTCCAGCGCGGCGTCGAGGTCGGTGGCGCACTGGAGTTGCAGATCAAGCCACTTTTCTCCCAGGGTGAGCAGCGCGGTGAGGTACTCGGTGCGCGTGCGTTGCAGCGCCTGCACGGCGTGGAGCACGGCGATGCGCGTGCGTACCCCGCCAGCAAAACTCTGTTCATTGGCGTACAGGCTTTGCTGCGCGGCGTGGATCGCTTCGCGGCGGATGGCGATTTCGGCCAGCGAGGACTGCACTTCCGCGTAGAGCCGCTGTACGTCGAGCTGGACCTGCGTGCGTGCGCCGCGTTCGAGTTCGCGCAGACGTTGCACTTCGATTCCGGCGGACTGGATGCGCAGGTAGCCGCTCATGTCCACCGGCACTTCCCAACGCAGCACCAGGCCGGAATTCGTCGTGCTCGTTCCGCTCGATGTCGAATGTTGAAAGACGGCGTTGAGCGAAGGCAGGTACGCCGCCTTGGCCCGCTTGCGCGAGATGTCGCCCAGCGTCACAGCCAGTACGCGGGTGCGCAGCGTAGGGTGCGCATCGGCCTGCGCCAGCAGCGTGTCCAGTGGGGGCAGCGTCAGCGCAATGGCCCTGTCGTGCAACGGGTAGGCGTTTGCAGCAGGTGGGGCGCCGACGATGCTTTGGTACTGGCGGGTGGCGGCTTCGAGCGCGGCGCGCAAGGTGTGCTCTTGGGAACGCGCCTGGGCCAGCAGGACTTGCGCGTCGAGGACGTCGGTAACCGTCCCCCGGCCCAGTTCGTAGGTACGCTGGGCGGCCTGCATCTGTGCCTGGACGGCTTCGAGCGTCTTGGTGTTGAGTACGCGCTGCTCGCGCGCGGCGCACAGGGCGCGAACGGCTTGGAACAGCCTGCGCGCCAAGTCCTGGCGGCTTTGGGTGTGCTGGTGCTCCGCCATCGCCGCGCGCGGCTCTTTTTCCTGCAAGGCAAGCCAACGATCCGCATGCAACACCGGCTGGCTCAGGCTGAAAGTCTGCCGGTCGGTGCCTTCGTTCGGGAGCTGCGTGCGGCTGAGCGAAGCCTGCGGGTAGTAGGACATCCCCGCAGTGGCGGCCTGCATCTGTGCTGTTTGATATTCGGCCAGCGATGCAGCAAAGGTGGCATCGTTGTTTTGGGCGGTGTGAAAGTCCGCAAGCAGGCCGCTGGCCTGGGCGGTACACCATGCTAGTGCGCAGACGGCGATGCACGCCCGGCGCAGCAGGAACGCATTCATTCCTTGAAAGACCGGGCCAGCCGGTCGGTCAGGGGTTTGAGCAGATAGCTCAGGAAGCTGCGTTCCCCGGATTTGACGATGACTTCGACGGGCATGCCGGGCAGGATGTGGTGCCCTGCCAGGCGATGTTGTGCATCGGGGGTTGTTTCGACGTGGATCAGGTAGTACTCCTCCGGGTACTCCGGTGGCTGGGGGGGCAGGCGATCCGCGCCGACGAGACGCACCACGCCTTCGACGACCGGCGTCGTGATGCGCTGGAAGGCGGAAAAGCGCAGATCGGCAGTCATCCCCACGCGCACCTTGTCGATGAGGTGGGGCGGCACTGCGGCTTCGGCGATCAGGGTCTGCCCGGCGGGGACGATTTCCATCAGCACTTGCCCTGCCGTGATGACGCCGCCGACGGTGTGTACCTTCAGCCCGACGACCGTTCCGCTGGCGGGGGCCTTGAGGTTGCTGTGGCTGCGGTCGAAGCGTAACGAGGCCACGCGGGCGCGGACGGTTTCGCGCTGCTTTTGCGTTTCGGTGATCTGCGCGTCGACGTCCTTGAGGAAGGCTGCGCGCAGCTTGCTCAGTTCAAGTTGGTTCGAGGCAATGGCGGTGCGGATCGTTCCGATTTCCGCGACGAGCGTGGCCAAGGTGGCTTGCGCTTCGGAGAGCGAGCGCTCGGCATCGCGCGCAGTGCTGCGGGGGACGTAGCCGTCCTTCGCAAGCTGTTGCAGGTTGCGGGTTTCTTCGGCCAGCGGGGCCAGTTGTTCCTGGCGCAGGCGCAGTACGGTTTCCTGCGCCTGGAGCTGCTGGAGCAGGCCGCGATGTTTTTCGTGGAGGATGTCGGTCTGGTCACGCATTTCAGCGCGGCGCGAGCGGAACAGCGCGAATTGCAGGCGTTGTGCTTCGGCCACCTGGTCGTGTTGACCGAAGGACCGCAAATCGGTGTCCCACACGATGGT contains:
- a CDS encoding O-linked N-acetylglucosamine transferase-like protein; this encodes MNAAPSPPLLRWLQQADALRNAERWAEALHCYEQARALRDDAVVAHNLALCHLALQHPPEAIAHARRALQRQPGLWQSALVLAKALILAQDKPGALDVLRTLHQRLPQNAEVRVELARLTLQLLCDPRQARALVQPLLGDPRHGADALITTLITQLYDRDGSASDLNAAFLDFGRTHMPAPQPTPPTALQPASQPAPPARSGGRTRSTRTAARLRVGLLSPQFCASPVYFFAFGALEQLASAVNLVVLRRGNKEDWATQRFRAIASEWNDVAALASAPLAKELERQNLDALIDLGGWMDPAALHALASKPVRRMLKWVGGQSVTTGLRSFDGFLTDRYQTPRGSDALYSEPLIRLRSGYVTYTPPPYMPSPIADDGSRRATVVGVIANPAKLSRAFLAELTTCLARWQGAETAPIVVRCIDQRYAHTPVRQRICDALPGVLLEFLTPSSHREYLEAVAQLDAVVDTWPYSGGLTTVEALSLGVPVYTKLGTLFCERHTLSHCRYAGLTLAQCRIDRLATLPHPQRTGHALLRAESARTRHADLAAELLQHLAGR
- a CDS encoding TolC family protein, translating into MNAFLLRRACIAVCALAWCTAQASGLLADFHTAQNNDATFAASLAEYQTAQMQAATAGMSYYPQASLSRTQLPNEGTDRQTFSLSQPVLHADRWLALQEKEPRAAMAEHQHTQSRQDLARRLFQAVRALCAAREQRVLNTKTLEAVQAQMQAAQRTYELGRGTVTDVLDAQVLLAQARSQEHTLRAALEAATRQYQSIVGAPPAANAYPLHDRAIALTLPPLDTLLAQADAHPTLRTRVLAVTLGDISRKRAKAAYLPSLNAVFQHSTSSGTSTTNSGLVLRWEVPVDMSGYLRIQSAGIEVQRLRELERGARTQVQLDVQRLYAEVQSSLAEIAIRREAIHAAQQSLYANEQSFAGGVRTRIAVLHAVQALQRTRTEYLTALLTLGEKWLDLQLQCATDLDAALEGVQALLFGAT
- a CDS encoding HlyD family type I secretion periplasmic adaptor subunit, with product MKNPFERVHNALDAGIDRLGRWAESFNPYVPEGVTQDGIAPVRIEEAGIKKLAGKVVVVTFAIFLVWAIVAPLDSGVVVNGKVVVLGSRKAVQHPSGGVVEEILVREGAQVRQGDVVLRINPLNIDANLRQAEYEYINAAAVYSRLLAEQVGSDTIVWDTDLRSFGQHDQVAEAQRLQFALFRSRRAEMRDQTDILHEKHRGLLQQLQAQETVLRLRQEQLAPLAEETRNLQQLAKDGYVPRSTARDAERSLSEAQATLATLVAEIGTIRTAIASNQLELSKLRAAFLKDVDAQITETQKQRETVRARVASLRFDRSHSNLKAPASGTVVGLKVHTVGGVITAGQVLMEIVPAGQTLIAEAAVPPHLIDKVRVGMTADLRFSAFQRITTPVVEGVVRLVGADRLPPQPPEYPEEYYLIHVETTPDAQHRLAGHHILPGMPVEVIVKSGERSFLSYLLKPLTDRLARSFKE